A region of Sulfuricaulis sp. DNA encodes the following proteins:
- a CDS encoding PAS domain S-box protein — MSPHSSDIILREIAQAISMASGEEFFRHLVAALCQTLEADFAFIGRLDADDPNRIHVMAVCVRGEIGQNFSYQLHGTPCENVVGREPCHYPRDIRNLFPEDHMLVEMGIESYIGHPLFGSAQQPLGLLAVMHSQAMPDEEPVKSVLRICTSRAAAEIERIQAEEMLRASETNLRSLAENADEGILVNRAGRHVFANRRIAEMLGYRIDELLQTTIKDIVHPDEQERVTELFRKRMTGHHVPNQYETVFVAKDGKRVPMEISAAATVWQGKPAGLVFLRDITERKQAEAETRKLSSAIEQTADSVIITDRDGIIQYVNPAYEETTGFSREETLGKKSNIVKSGKHEPAFYQHLWETVRSGQTFRDVFINRRKNGELFYEQKTITPLKDENGNITHFVSTGKDITAHVLAENENRRMQTFLNSVVENLPNMLFVKDAKDLRFVRFNKAAEELLGYSRDEMLGKSDYDFFTKEEADFFTAKDKQVLNSGQFHDVPEESIHTRHKGVRILHTKKIPILDEAGKPLYLLGISEDITDRKKTEDTVLRLGRILDKSSNEIYVINAETLRFVQVN, encoded by the coding sequence ATGAGCCCACATTCAAGCGACATCATATTGCGCGAGATCGCGCAGGCGATTTCGATGGCGAGCGGAGAAGAATTCTTCCGCCACCTCGTGGCGGCTCTGTGCCAGACGCTGGAAGCGGATTTTGCTTTTATCGGCCGGCTGGATGCCGACGACCCCAATCGCATCCATGTCATGGCCGTGTGCGTCCGCGGCGAGATCGGGCAGAACTTCAGCTACCAACTCCACGGCACCCCGTGCGAAAACGTCGTCGGCAGGGAGCCCTGCCACTATCCCCGCGATATTCGCAACCTGTTCCCCGAAGACCACATGCTGGTGGAGATGGGGATCGAGAGCTACATCGGCCATCCGCTGTTCGGCTCGGCCCAGCAGCCGCTCGGGCTGCTCGCGGTGATGCACAGCCAGGCCATGCCCGACGAGGAGCCGGTGAAATCCGTCCTGCGGATCTGCACCTCGCGTGCCGCGGCGGAGATCGAGCGCATACAGGCGGAAGAGATGCTGCGTGCGAGCGAGACAAACCTGAGATCACTCGCGGAAAACGCCGATGAAGGCATTCTGGTCAATCGGGCCGGCCGACATGTCTTTGCCAACCGGCGGATCGCGGAGATGCTGGGGTACCGCATCGATGAACTGCTGCAGACCACGATCAAGGACATTGTTCACCCTGACGAGCAGGAGCGGGTGACCGAGTTGTTCCGCAAGCGCATGACAGGCCATCACGTCCCCAACCAGTATGAAACGGTATTCGTGGCCAAAGATGGCAAGCGCGTTCCGATGGAAATCAGCGCCGCCGCCACCGTCTGGCAGGGAAAGCCCGCGGGCCTGGTGTTCTTGCGCGATATCACCGAACGCAAGCAAGCGGAAGCCGAGACGCGGAAGCTCTCAAGCGCCATCGAGCAGACAGCAGACTCCGTGATCATCACCGACCGCGACGGCATCATCCAGTACGTGAACCCGGCCTACGAAGAAACCACGGGTTTCAGCCGGGAAGAGACGCTGGGCAAAAAATCGAATATCGTCAAGTCCGGGAAACACGAGCCGGCGTTTTATCAGCACCTGTGGGAGACCGTCCGGAGCGGCCAGACGTTCCGCGACGTGTTCATCAACCGCCGGAAAAACGGCGAGCTGTTCTACGAGCAGAAAACCATCACGCCGCTTAAGGACGAAAATGGAAACATCACGCATTTCGTTTCCACCGGCAAGGACATCACCGCGCACGTGCTGGCCGAAAACGAAAACCGACGCATGCAGACATTCCTCAATTCCGTGGTCGAGAATCTCCCCAACATGCTGTTCGTCAAGGATGCAAAAGACCTGCGGTTCGTGCGCTTCAACAAGGCCGCCGAGGAATTGCTCGGCTATTCCCGCGACGAGATGCTCGGCAAGAGCGATTACGACTTCTTCACCAAGGAAGAGGCGGATTTTTTCACCGCCAAGGACAAGCAGGTTCTAAATAGCGGCCAGTTCCATGATGTCCCCGAGGAATCCATTCACACCCGCCACAAAGGCGTGCGCATCCTGCACACCAAAAAAATCCCGATTCTGGATGAGGCGGGAAAGCCGCTTTACCTGCTCGGCATCTCCGAGGACATCACCG
- a CDS encoding c-type cytochrome, which translates to MTDRAFWKSFSGLIAALVALTVVIFILAQMVGGRPAKPVEATADAKAVAERIKPVGELTVGTAPTEKVASSSNRVMDAIIPSANAAGAEDKGKKIYDASCMACHAAGVAGAPKLGDKANWGPRIAQGADTLHTHAIKGYQGKAGMMPPKGGNMSLKDEDVKAAVDYMVGAAK; encoded by the coding sequence ATGACTGATCGTGCATTCTGGAAATCTTTTTCGGGCCTGATCGCCGCCCTGGTGGCGTTGACGGTCGTTATTTTTATTCTTGCGCAGATGGTTGGCGGCAGGCCGGCTAAGCCGGTTGAAGCCACGGCCGATGCCAAGGCCGTCGCCGAGCGTATCAAGCCGGTGGGTGAGTTGACCGTTGGTACGGCGCCGACGGAAAAAGTTGCCAGCTCTTCGAATCGGGTGATGGACGCCATCATTCCTTCCGCGAATGCGGCAGGTGCGGAGGACAAGGGCAAGAAAATCTATGATGCTTCCTGCATGGCATGCCATGCGGCCGGTGTTGCCGGCGCGCCGAAGCTGGGTGACAAGGCGAATTGGGGCCCACGCATTGCACAGGGTGCCGACACGCTGCACACACATGCCATCAAGGGCTACCAGGGCAAAGCCGGCATGATGCCTCCCAAGGGTGGCAACATGAGCCTCAAGGACGAAGACGTGAAGGCGGCCGTGGACTACATGGTTGGCGCAGCGAAGTAA
- a CDS encoding YifB family Mg chelatase-like AAA ATPase — translation MSLAVVHSRAQIGLEAPPVTVEVHLANGLPSLSIVGLPEAAVKESKDRVRAALQNARFEFPARRITVNLAPADLPKEGGRFDLPIAIGILAASGQISNRDLEKYELIGELALTGQLRPVLGALSVALETRRINRALILPEPNAPEAALANGADIRGAKHLLEVTAHFNSERFLARHEPVLPVREESGVPNLRDVRGQHQARRALEIAAAGGHSLLMIGPPGAGKTMLASRLPGILPTLEDDEALEAAAIQSLHKPFSLKHWKQRPFRAPHHTASAVALVGGSSLPRPGEISLAHHGVLFLDELPEFDRHVLEVLREPLESGCITISRAARQAEFPARFQLVAAMNPCPCGYYGDASGRCRCSPDKILNYRARLSGPLLDRIDMHVEVPAVPRKVLLDQTSHNGESSEAVRPRVEKARERQRNRSGCYNAQLNNQQIENVCQVDKSGRQLLEQAIDRLGLSARAYHRVLKVARTIADLAQENAIRPAHLAEAVQYRCLDRGAALT, via the coding sequence ATGTCGCTTGCCGTCGTCCACAGCCGCGCCCAAATCGGGCTAGAGGCACCGCCGGTCACGGTCGAGGTGCACCTGGCCAACGGCCTGCCGAGCCTTTCCATCGTCGGTCTGCCGGAGGCGGCGGTGAAGGAAAGCAAAGACCGCGTGCGCGCGGCATTGCAGAATGCACGTTTTGAATTTCCGGCGCGGCGCATCACCGTCAACCTAGCGCCGGCCGATCTGCCCAAGGAAGGCGGGCGTTTCGATCTCCCCATTGCCATCGGCATCCTCGCCGCTTCGGGTCAGATATCGAACCGGGATCTTGAGAAATATGAACTGATTGGTGAGCTGGCACTGACGGGGCAGCTGCGACCGGTGCTCGGCGCGTTGTCCGTGGCACTGGAAACACGCCGCATCAACCGGGCGCTGATCCTGCCGGAACCCAACGCCCCGGAGGCGGCACTGGCCAACGGGGCAGACATTCGCGGCGCGAAACATCTGCTTGAAGTCACCGCCCATTTCAACAGCGAGAGATTCCTGGCGCGACACGAGCCGGTGCTGCCTGTACGGGAGGAATCCGGCGTGCCGAATTTGCGCGATGTCAGGGGACAGCACCAAGCCCGACGCGCGCTGGAGATTGCCGCCGCCGGCGGGCACAGCCTGCTCATGATCGGCCCGCCGGGGGCAGGCAAAACCATGCTGGCCTCACGCCTGCCCGGAATCCTGCCGACTCTCGAAGACGACGAGGCGCTCGAGGCCGCCGCCATCCAGTCATTGCACAAACCGTTCTCCCTCAAACACTGGAAACAGCGTCCGTTTCGCGCGCCGCATCACACCGCCTCCGCCGTGGCTCTGGTCGGCGGCAGCAGCCTACCGCGTCCGGGCGAGATTTCGCTGGCGCATCATGGCGTTCTGTTTCTGGACGAACTGCCGGAATTCGACCGCCACGTGCTCGAAGTGCTGCGCGAACCGCTGGAATCGGGTTGCATCACGATTTCGCGCGCGGCGCGTCAGGCGGAATTCCCGGCGCGGTTTCAACTGGTGGCGGCCATGAATCCCTGTCCCTGCGGTTACTACGGTGATGCTTCCGGACGCTGTCGTTGCTCGCCAGATAAAATTCTGAATTACCGTGCGCGCCTTTCCGGACCCTTGCTGGATCGCATCGACATGCACGTGGAAGTTCCGGCAGTTCCGCGCAAGGTGTTGCTGGATCAGACATCGCACAATGGCGAATCCTCGGAAGCAGTCAGGCCAAGAGTGGAGAAGGCGCGTGAACGCCAACGTAATCGCAGCGGTTGCTACAACGCCCAGCTCAATAATCAGCAGATCGAAAACGTCTGTCAGGTGGATAAATCAGGTCGGCAATTGCTCGAACAGGCCATCGACCGGCTCGGACTTTCAGCGCGCGCGTATCATCGTGTATTGAAAGTTGCGCGCACCATCGCCGATCTGGCACAAGAAAACGCCATACGTCCGGCGCACCTGGCGGAGGCGGTGCAGTATCGCTGCCTGGATCGCGGCGCAGCACTCACCTAA
- a CDS encoding accessory factor UbiK family protein, with translation MIDTKIIDQFVSAITRVLPEGPKGFEKNVRAAMQGVFDRMNLVSREELEVQEAVLARTRARLQELEKRITELEEKLKKK, from the coding sequence ATGATCGACACCAAAATCATCGACCAGTTCGTCTCGGCAATAACCCGCGTCCTGCCGGAAGGCCCGAAGGGTTTCGAAAAAAATGTGCGCGCGGCCATGCAGGGAGTTTTCGACCGCATGAATCTGGTCAGCCGCGAGGAACTCGAAGTGCAGGAGGCAGTATTGGCGCGCACCCGTGCGCGTCTGCAAGAGCTGGAAAAGCGTATCACCGAGCTGGAAGAAAAACTGAAGAAAAAATAG
- a CDS encoding DUF3138 family protein — protein MNFRKTILAVSLSACAAAAVAAEKVPTLGEVLKASGITVNGYVDFSHNNLSTDVGSNTYRVFDTENRGFNLQMLDLSIGYLPASGFGGFAQLNAGSDARAIASSGTSNADDFEVQEAYMQYANGGLSVIAGKFATLAGAELIESPSNTNFSRSILFGYAIPFTHTGMRATYAVTDAFKVIAGINNGWDVMRETQQTAAADGQRAMSKTVELGVIAAPAKMLSLAASYYTGKESTGTTTPADRNVLDVVATITATDALSFVLNYDKGEQEQVAGTNAKWDGLAGYVNYSLSDQYRLSLRTESFKDKQGYRTGTTQKLKETTLTLAYMPAKNVEMRAEYRKDKSDQSVFTEDGQLKKSQDSLGLQAIYKF, from the coding sequence ATGAATTTCCGTAAAACAATTCTGGCAGTCAGCCTGTCCGCTTGCGCCGCCGCCGCGGTCGCGGCCGAGAAAGTACCGACACTGGGTGAAGTGCTTAAGGCGTCGGGTATTACCGTCAATGGTTACGTGGACTTTTCGCACAACAATCTGTCCACCGATGTCGGCTCAAACACCTACCGTGTATTCGACACCGAGAACCGCGGTTTCAATCTGCAGATGCTGGACCTGTCGATAGGCTATTTGCCGGCCAGCGGCTTCGGCGGCTTTGCCCAGCTTAACGCCGGGTCGGATGCGCGCGCGATTGCCTCGTCCGGGACCAGCAACGCTGACGATTTCGAGGTGCAGGAGGCTTACATGCAGTACGCCAACGGTGGCCTCAGCGTGATTGCCGGTAAATTCGCCACGCTCGCGGGCGCGGAACTGATCGAGAGCCCGAGTAACACCAACTTTTCGCGTTCGATCTTGTTCGGTTATGCGATTCCCTTTACCCATACCGGCATGCGCGCCACCTATGCTGTCACCGACGCGTTCAAAGTGATCGCCGGCATCAATAACGGTTGGGACGTCATGCGCGAAACACAGCAAACCGCGGCGGCCGATGGCCAGCGTGCCATGAGCAAGACTGTTGAACTCGGCGTCATCGCTGCGCCGGCCAAGATGCTGTCCTTGGCAGCTTCTTATTACACAGGCAAGGAATCGACCGGTACCACCACACCGGCTGACCGCAACGTGCTTGACGTAGTGGCCACCATCACCGCGACGGATGCCTTGAGCTTCGTGCTCAATTATGACAAGGGTGAGCAGGAACAAGTTGCTGGGACCAACGCCAAGTGGGACGGTCTTGCTGGCTACGTGAACTACTCGTTGAGCGATCAGTATCGTCTGTCGCTGCGCACCGAGTCGTTCAAGGACAAGCAGGGCTATCGCACGGGCACCACGCAGAAGCTAAAGGAAACCACGCTGACGCTGGCGTATATGCCGGCGAAAAACGTCGAGATGCGTGCCGAGTATCGCAAGGACAAGTCTGACCAGAGCGTGTTCACGGAGGACGGTCAGTTGAAGAAGAGCCAGGATTCTCTGGGTCTTCAGGCCATCTACAAGTTCTAG
- the glnK gene encoding P-II family nitrogen regulator encodes MKLVTAIIKPFKLDDVRDALAEVGVQGITVTEVKGFGRQKGHTELYRGAEYVVDFLPKVKIEVAIDAKQLDRVVEAITKSARTDKIGDGKIFVYDLEQVVRIRTGESGKDAL; translated from the coding sequence ATGAAACTCGTTACTGCCATTATCAAACCTTTCAAGCTCGACGACGTCCGCGATGCGCTCGCGGAAGTCGGGGTGCAGGGCATTACCGTCACCGAGGTCAAGGGCTTCGGCCGGCAGAAGGGCCACACTGAGCTTTACCGTGGCGCTGAATATGTCGTGGATTTTCTGCCGAAGGTGAAAATTGAAGTCGCGATCGATGCCAAGCAGCTCGACCGGGTGGTCGAGGCGATCACCAAGTCGGCACGCACCGACAAGATCGGCGACGGCAAAATTTTTGTCTATGACCTCGAACAGGTCGTTCGTATCCGCACCGGTGAATCCGGCAAAGATGCGCTTTGA
- a CDS encoding ammonium transporter gives MFTHSDLKKLLGILGVVLLTALPMLAFGEEAPSPAVAAIAAPAPAAPTLNSGDTAWMLTSTALVLFMTIPGLALFYAGMVRSKNVLSVMMQCFAITALVTVLWALYGYSMAFSTAGMAKGVTNFASFYGGFDKAFLKSLKVDSLQGTIPESVFMTFQMTFAIITPALIVGAFAERMKFSALMLFMGLWFTVVYTAMTHMVWSGDGGFLWDMGVLDFAGGTVVHINAGIAGLVAALVLGPRKGYPKVAMMPHNLGYTLMGASMLWFGWFGFNAGSAVAANGSAGMAMAVTQIATAGAALAWMFAEWISHGKPSVLGIASGAVAGLVAITPASGFVGPMGALIIGLVAGVGCFIASAKIKRALGYDDSLDVFGVHAVGGIIGAILTGVFATSMDGLKTDLAMGAQVWIQIKSVLITIGFVAVASYIILKIVDMIVGLRVSEEQEVEGLDIASHDERGYNL, from the coding sequence ATGTTTACGCATTCTGATCTGAAAAAGCTGCTCGGCATTCTGGGCGTTGTGTTGTTGACGGCCTTGCCCATGCTGGCCTTCGGCGAGGAAGCACCGTCTCCGGCGGTGGCGGCGATTGCGGCTCCCGCCCCGGCAGCGCCAACCCTCAACTCTGGTGACACTGCCTGGATGCTGACGTCCACCGCGCTGGTACTGTTCATGACCATCCCGGGTTTGGCGCTGTTTTACGCCGGCATGGTGCGGTCCAAGAACGTGCTGTCAGTGATGATGCAGTGCTTTGCGATCACGGCGCTGGTTACCGTGTTATGGGCGCTGTACGGCTACAGTATGGCATTTTCGACTGCCGGCATGGCCAAAGGCGTGACTAATTTTGCGTCGTTCTACGGTGGGTTCGACAAGGCTTTCCTTAAGAGCCTGAAAGTTGACAGTCTGCAAGGGACCATCCCGGAATCGGTGTTCATGACGTTCCAAATGACCTTTGCCATCATCACCCCGGCGCTGATTGTCGGCGCCTTCGCCGAGCGCATGAAGTTTTCGGCGCTGATGCTGTTCATGGGGCTGTGGTTCACGGTCGTCTACACCGCCATGACGCACATGGTGTGGAGCGGTGACGGCGGTTTCTTGTGGGACATGGGCGTACTCGATTTTGCGGGCGGGACCGTGGTGCACATCAACGCCGGTATTGCCGGTCTGGTGGCGGCGCTGGTGCTCGGGCCGCGCAAGGGCTATCCCAAGGTCGCGATGATGCCGCATAACCTCGGTTACACCCTGATGGGTGCCTCGATGCTGTGGTTTGGCTGGTTCGGCTTCAACGCCGGCAGCGCGGTCGCGGCCAACGGCTCGGCTGGCATGGCCATGGCAGTGACGCAGATCGCCACGGCCGGCGCGGCGCTGGCCTGGATGTTCGCGGAGTGGATCAGTCACGGCAAGCCATCCGTCCTCGGCATCGCCTCCGGCGCGGTCGCAGGACTGGTCGCGATCACCCCGGCGTCCGGCTTTGTCGGCCCCATGGGGGCGCTGATCATCGGCCTGGTGGCGGGCGTGGGCTGCTTCATTGCCTCAGCCAAAATCAAGCGCGCACTGGGATACGACGATTCGCTCGATGTCTTCGGTGTGCATGCCGTGGGCGGCATCATCGGTGCCATCCTGACGGGTGTCTTTGCCACCAGCATGGACGGGTTGAAGACCGATCTGGCCATGGGCGCGCAGGTTTGGATACAGATCAAGAGCGTGCTGATTACCATCGGCTTCGTGGCCGTGGCGAGTTATATCATTCTCAAGATCGTGGATATGATTGTCGGCCTGCGCGTAAGCGAGGAGCAGGAAGTCGAAGGCCTCGATATTGCGTCGCACGACGAGCGCGGATACAACCTGTAA
- a CDS encoding YdgA family protein — MKKIVLATVLSIAATLVLIALALPFWFGLETEKTYAAMLDQLSRSSGLQFTGKNYERGWLSSTAESVIRRPEASFEIVARHHISHGPLPLDRVLEGKWLPAQAHITSQIQLDPPGNKDTFTLPPLTATTTFHFNGASSVHAELSPVKKAGAQGQIIDWRGMDADMTFDREWKKIRLDVRMPALALATPGKQGEFSLSKAVLHSDMHEGTAGYFFGDGALTIGQIEFGGATERVSLKGLEISTSAQPVGENVTLIIRYQIGEIRAGDERFGPGQLVMELRHLDAAALVKFKNEMDGLYRGNLPPPQAAMMLAGKGLELIGSLSKKAPELEITRLSFKTRDGEISGRAKFVLDGRKTNLTQNPMKLLTSLVGDVEVSIPSPVVKQMLAPQIRRDIETHYRNGSLNEQEIAKLDPAKMAAIVDQVFPQYLARNEFTRSLVEENGAYKLTLTLRQGQMLLNGKPIHLPTRAAVTL; from the coding sequence ATGAAGAAAATTGTTCTCGCCACCGTTCTAAGCATCGCGGCGACGCTGGTGCTGATTGCCCTGGCGCTGCCCTTCTGGTTTGGGCTGGAGACTGAAAAAACCTACGCGGCTATGCTCGACCAGTTGTCGCGCAGCAGCGGGCTGCAATTCACGGGCAAAAACTACGAGCGCGGCTGGCTGAGTTCCACCGCCGAGAGCGTCATCCGTCGCCCGGAAGCCTCCTTCGAAATCGTTGCGCGTCATCACATCAGTCACGGACCACTCCCGCTGGACCGGGTGCTGGAGGGAAAATGGCTCCCTGCACAGGCGCATATCACCAGTCAAATCCAGCTTGATCCCCCCGGCAATAAGGATACTTTCACCCTGCCGCCACTGACCGCTACTACCACCTTTCATTTCAACGGCGCCAGCAGCGTGCACGCCGAGCTATCCCCCGTCAAAAAAGCCGGCGCACAGGGTCAAATCATCGACTGGCGCGGCATGGACGCTGATATGACGTTCGATCGTGAATGGAAAAAAATCCGTCTCGATGTGCGAATGCCGGCATTGGCCTTGGCCACGCCGGGGAAACAGGGTGAGTTCTCTTTGTCCAAAGCAGTGCTGCATTCCGACATGCATGAGGGAACGGCGGGTTATTTCTTCGGCGATGGCGCGCTAACCATCGGGCAGATTGAATTTGGCGGCGCCACCGAGCGCGTCAGTCTGAAAGGTCTGGAAATATCCACCTCGGCGCAGCCCGTGGGCGAGAACGTTACCCTGATCATCCGTTATCAGATCGGTGAAATACGCGCGGGGGACGAACGTTTCGGGCCCGGCCAGCTGGTCATGGAATTGCGCCATCTCGATGCCGCCGCGCTGGTGAAATTCAAGAACGAAATGGACGGTCTCTACCGCGGGAATCTGCCACCACCGCAGGCCGCCATGATGCTGGCAGGCAAAGGGCTGGAACTGATTGGCTCGCTCTCCAAAAAAGCACCGGAGCTGGAAATCACGCGCCTGAGTTTCAAAACCCGGGACGGCGAGATCAGCGGTCGAGCCAAGTTCGTGCTCGACGGACGCAAGACCAACCTCACCCAAAATCCCATGAAGCTGCTGACATCGCTGGTGGGCGACGTGGAGGTTTCCATCCCGTCACCGGTGGTGAAACAAATGCTTGCTCCCCAGATTCGACGGGACATTGAAACCCACTACCGAAACGGTTCGCTGAACGAGCAGGAAATCGCCAAACTCGATCCGGCTAAAATGGCGGCAATCGTCGACCAGGTATTTCCCCAGTACCTCGCACGTAACGAATTCACGCGCAGTCTTGTAGAGGAAAATGGAGCCTATAAATTGACCCTGACCCTCCGGCAGGGTCAGATGCTGCTCAACGGCAAGCCCATCCACCTGCCGACCCGGGCAGCCGTTACTTTGTAA
- a CDS encoding CDGSH iron-sulfur domain-containing protein, protein MEPNIAQKGPYVLDLKPGTYWWCACGKSKTQPFCDGSHKGSGFEPVKLELTEPTKIALCGCKHSANKPRCDGTHKKF, encoded by the coding sequence ATGGAACCTAATATCGCGCAGAAGGGCCCTTACGTGCTCGACCTCAAGCCCGGCACCTACTGGTGGTGCGCCTGCGGCAAGTCGAAAACCCAGCCTTTTTGCGACGGATCGCACAAGGGCAGCGGCTTCGAACCGGTCAAACTGGAGTTGACCGAGCCCACCAAGATTGCCTTGTGCGGTTGCAAGCACTCCGCCAATAAACCCCGCTGCGACGGCACCCACAAAAAATTCTGA
- the speE gene encoding polyamine aminopropyltransferase, whose protein sequence is MALDKTWYTEEWAGQGSAISLKIKDKVHDEKSPYQRIEIYETETFGTLMTLDGLVMVTDRDNFVYHEMMSHPALFTHPDPKQVLVIGGGDCGTLHEVLKHKSVELVEQVELDERVTRVSEKFFPELCESNNDPRAKLHFADGIKWVAEAKPGTYDVIIIDSTDPVGPAAGLFSEAFYKNCFRALRPQGVVVGQSESPLFHAELIRSVQKSFKAAGFRDVATLFFPQCTYPSGWWSATMASKSESVTTFRAKASATKTFATRYYNHDIHAAAFASPEFLRTR, encoded by the coding sequence ATGGCGCTCGACAAAACCTGGTACACCGAAGAATGGGCCGGACAGGGCTCGGCCATCTCGCTCAAGATCAAGGACAAGGTCCACGACGAGAAGTCGCCCTACCAGCGCATCGAGATTTACGAAACCGAAACCTTCGGCACGCTCATGACGCTCGATGGGCTGGTGATGGTCACCGACCGCGACAACTTCGTGTACCACGAGATGATGTCGCACCCGGCGCTGTTCACCCATCCCGATCCGAAGCAGGTGCTGGTCATCGGCGGCGGCGATTGCGGCACGCTGCACGAAGTCCTGAAGCATAAATCCGTGGAACTGGTCGAACAGGTAGAGCTCGACGAACGTGTTACGCGCGTGTCGGAAAAATTCTTTCCCGAGTTGTGTGAATCCAATAACGATCCGCGCGCGAAACTGCACTTCGCAGATGGAATTAAATGGGTGGCGGAAGCCAAACCCGGAACCTACGACGTCATCATCATTGACTCGACCGACCCGGTGGGCCCGGCGGCGGGCCTTTTCTCCGAGGCCTTTTATAAAAACTGTTTCCGGGCGCTGCGGCCACAGGGCGTGGTGGTCGGCCAGAGCGAATCGCCGCTGTTTCACGCCGAGCTGATTCGCTCCGTGCAAAAATCTTTCAAGGCCGCGGGTTTCCGCGATGTCGCCACGCTGTTCTTTCCTCAGTGCACTTATCCCTCCGGCTGGTGGAGCGCCACGATGGCGAGCAAGAGCGAATCGGTGACGACATTCCGCGCCAAGGCCTCCGCCACGAAAACCTTTGCCACGCGTTATTACAATCACGACATTCACGCCGCGGCTTTCGCCAGTCCTGAATTCCTGCGGACACGCTGA